The genomic interval AAGACGGTACTGTCGGCACCCGCTCGGTGGTGGAGACCATTTACCTCGATGGCCCTTTATCCACCCCCAATACCCAGGACACGAATCACGGGCACTACTGGGTTGGCGGCGCCAATGGCAACAACGGCAAATGGTCTGTGAAAGTCGGCCCCAGCTACCCGGACCTCATCTGGGACTTCTTTGACCGCCATAGCCGTGATGGCTCCCAGCCCGAGGGTTTTCCGGTCATCACGTTGATTGGCGACAACCCGATGAACGTGGCCGTTAACACCACCTTCACCGACCCGGGCGCCACCGCTGACGACGCGGAGGACGGTTCGGTCACTGTCACGGCCGATTGCAGTGCGGTGGATACCTCTACCATCGGGTCCTACACCTGCACCTACTCAGCCACCGACAGTGACAGCAATACCACTTTGAAAGACCGCGAGGTGGTGGTCTATGACCCTAATGCCCCGACCGAAACCTGTGAGCAAGCCACGGCCTCGCCCAACGCGCACATCTCCGCAGGCCGCGCTTATGCCGGCGGTGCCTACAACTACCGCACGTTCGCCAATGGCGACGACGTCGACATCGGCGCGTCCTATGACACCTGGAACAGCGTCACTCTGTACGAAGGGGATCCGGGGCTCTGGTACGCCAGCGAACCGACCGCGTGCAGTGGTGGTGGCGATGGTGGAAACGGAGGTGGCGGTGAGCCCCCTGCCTGTCAGGACTGGAACGACACCAACCTCAACCACGACAACGCAGGCCGCGCTTACTACGCCGGTGGCTACTATTCGACGGGAGGGGATGACTTCCTCGGCTCCGTATCCGGGATCTATACCTGGGTAAAGGAAACCGGCGAAGGGTTCTATGAGGCAGGTCAGTGTAACTGAGCTGAGAGAATTCCAAGGAGATAACGAGCCCGCCGCGAATGATCGGCGGGCTCCCAAAATCATTCAGTCCCCAACACGCCTCAAAAACGCCACGAGCGCCGGCATCAACAGAATTAAAATGGTGATGCGCGCCAAGTGATGCGAAGTGACAAAAGCCGGCTCAATTCCCAGGGAAAGTGCGACCAGACTCAGCTCGGGAGCGCCACCCGGCATATACGCCAGCAGTGCCGCTGCCAGTGAGAACCCGGTCGTCACGTGTGCAATCCAGGCGGCGACGATGGCAATAACCAGCAGCACCACAGCCTGAACCAGGGCAATCACGACGCTAGAGCCTACCGACGCCAACGACACCCCAACAAACCGGGCGCCAACTGACACCCCAATTACAATCTGGGCCAGAGCAATGATCACCGGCGGAATTGTCGCTTCACTAAGACCACTCACATGCAGCGCGCCAGATAACAGCACGGGCCCGAACAGCAACGGATTTGGCAGCCGCAGGCACTGGCCGAGCCAGGCGCCCGCAACACCCGCGATCACCAGCATCAGCGCTTCGTCAAAGCCTGGAAACGCCAGCCACTGCGTAAGTGTCATGCTGGGCTGCTGAAGGCTAACGTGCTCAGACCACTGCATTAAGGGCGGAATCACCAGCAACACCACCAGAATGCGAAC from Marinobacter sp. LA51 carries:
- a CDS encoding extracellular catalytic domain type 1 short-chain-length polyhydroxyalkanoate depolymerase, encoding MITRSSLSLRVGTALSTLMLSALLMAPAAPSSAGQTYSYSLPQQPYSQSRARDYKVYVPDNVASPAPMVMALHGCKQTNNDVLNDWGLTAAADNYGFILVAPFITTYDGLRNENCWGFWFDHHRHEGAGETEDLHQIGLAVEANYNIDPNRRFITGLSSGGAMTIVAAVTHNEYWAAAAPAAGLPYGEDAGSVSLSGQCPGSANFHSVSRVVSDMQNELDDSYPIPLMVLQNENDCTVLKTAADNTRDAHLKVFGTPAYDTTSEAQASSTACAPYYQNNYSCQHIRYTEDGTVGTRSVVETIYLDGPLSTPNTQDTNHGHYWVGGANGNNGKWSVKVGPSYPDLIWDFFDRHSRDGSQPEGFPVITLIGDNPMNVAVNTTFTDPGATADDAEDGSVTVTADCSAVDTSTIGSYTCTYSATDSDSNTTLKDREVVVYDPNAPTETCEQATASPNAHISAGRAYAGGAYNYRTFANGDDVDIGASYDTWNSVTLYEGDPGLWYASEPTACSGGGDGGNGGGGEPPACQDWNDTNLNHDNAGRAYYAGGYYSTGGDDFLGSVSGIYTWVKETGEGFYEAGQCN
- a CDS encoding AbrB family transcriptional regulator, which produces MIALIKERCIAGGRLLPALAIGGVGGGLAYAVHMPLPWLLGALIATTVLSLAGVRLQAPTNSRKAVLVVIGVMLGGAFTPDLAANLALWSISLSIMFMATAVMIVVSVWLSRRVAGNSIETAIYSGVPGGISSVTLMAADSSADLRIVGLTHGVRILVVLLVIPPLMQWSEHVSLQQPSMTLTQWLAFPGFDEALMLVIAGVAGAWLGQCLRLPNPLLFGPVLLSGALHVSGLSEATIPPVIIALAQIVIGVSVGARFVGVSLASVGSSVVIALVQAVVLLVIAIVAAWIAHVTTGFSLAAALLAYMPGGAPELSLVALSLGIEPAFVTSHHLARITILILLMPALVAFLRRVGD